TCCACCGTCTCTACCCAGAAACCAAAATGGGCTACCCCACTCACCACGCCATCAAAATGCTCGCCCAGGTACTGCTGCATATACTCTACCTGCTTATACTTGTTCGCCGCTCTCTCCGCTTCCATCGCCTTTCTTTCCATCTCTGAAGAGTGCTTACACTTCGCATCCATCCGCTTATCAGCATGGATATCATTCGCCAGGCACTGTGCCACTACCCTATGCACCAGCACATCCGGATAACGACGGATCGGTGAGGTAAAATGACAATAGTGTTCAAAGCCCAATCCATAGTGACCAATGTCTTCCGTTTGATACACGGCTTTGGCCATCGTACGGATACCCAGGGTTTCCAGTACATGCTGTTCCGGCTTCCCTTTCGCCAGTTGCAACATGGCATTGAAACTGTTCGCCAGCGCATCCGGGTTAGACAGATCCAGTTTATGACCGAACTTGCTAGCAAACCCGGAGAACACTTTCAGTTTTTCTTCGTCCGGTGTATCGTGGGTACGATATGGGAACGGCACCTGCTGGTTATTGCCGATGCGGATATTGTATACATATTCTGCTACCTTCTTATTGGCCAGCAGCATAAATTCTTCGATCAGCTGGTGTGCTTCCTTGCTCTCCTTGATCATGATGCCGATGGGCTTCGCCTGCTCATCCAGCTGGAAGCGTACTTCCTGTGAGGAGAAATTGATGGCACCATGCTGGATCCGTGCCTTACGCATGGTCTGCGCAATGCTATTCAGCAGGAGCACTTCCTCTTTATATGGCCCATCACCAGATTCAATGATGTCCTGTACTTCCTCATAGGTAAAGCGATGATCGGAGTGGATCACCGTTCTGCCAATCCATTGCTCCCTGATCTCTCCCTGCTCATTCATTTTGAACACGGCAGAAAAGGTCAGTTTGTCTTCATGCGGACGCAGGGAACAGAGCTCGTTAGAGATCTTCTCCGGCAGCATGGGCAGTACACGATCCGGCAGGTATACGGAGGTAGCGCGCTTGTCGGCCTCAGTGTCCAGCGCGGTATCCGGCAGTACATAATGACTGACGTCGGCAATGTGTACACCGATTTCATACCAGCCACCACGGGTCTTTTTAATAGAGAGGGCATCATCGAAGTCCTTCGCATCCACCGGGTCGATGGTAAAGGTGAGGGTCTTACGAAAGTCCTTCCGCTTCTTTACCTCGGCAGCGCTGATGTCTTCCTGGATGGTTTGCAGTTCCTGGATCACATCATTCGGAAAACTGAGCGGGAACCCAGCTTCGATGAGGATCTCCTTCATTGCCAGGTCGTTGGTATCGCTGGCATCCAGTAGTTCTACAATCTCGCCAACGGGCTTGCGGGTCTTTTCTCCCCACTGCACAACCTTCACTACGGCCTTGTCGCCGGTCTTCAGTTCATGCGCCTTATTTGCAGGAATATATATATCCGGCATAAAAGTGCCCTTGTCAGGTACCAGGAATGCGAATCCCTTATTCACCTGCAGGGTGCCGGTAAACTCTGTTTTCTTACGTTTAGTAATGGCCGTTATCACCCCTTCCATTCTTCCCTGGTTCTTTGCCTGCTTGATCACATCAACAGCTACTTCATCACCATCCAGGGCGGTGTTCAGGTTCTTTTGTCTGACCAATACGTCTTTGTCCTGCCCTTCGACGATCACGAAGGCCATGCCGGAACGGGTAATTTCTATAGTTCCGTTGTAGGTTTTCTTCTGGCCGTGATTGCTTTTTTCCCTGTTGCCAGCATTTCGTTCTTTATGGCTGCCACCTTTGTTGCCAGCGTTTCTTTCTCTCTGGCCGGAACTCTTGTCTTTGTTGCCGGCGCCTTTTGCTTTTTGAGGTTTTTTCTTTTTAGTCATTCTCGTAACATTTAATCATGGTTACTTCCAAACCGTTCCACGTAGTCAAAAATATAATTATTAAATGAATCTCCTTCCCCGAACAGGAAAGATATTTCCACCGGCATAACGGCGATGGTTATGTTGCGCTCCCGGAGTTGCGGGGCCAGGAGCTGTAGCCTTACGGCATCTTTCTCGGTGGTGATCACCATTTTGTTGTCCCCTGGCAGGTTGCCCAGTTCACGTTGTATCTTGTCAAGGTCATGTCCGGCATAGTAGTAGTGATCGGGAAAAGACAGCAGGAAGACCTCCCGGTGGCTGCTTTTCAGTTGCTGCAATAGTGGTTCAGGACGGGCGATACCGGCTACCAACAGTAAGGTTGTTGCTGCGGGTATGGTGATTGGTTCGCCGCTGAACATGTTGTACAAATTACCATATTGCAGGGTAGTAAAATATACATGTTGCCCGGGCAGGGGATTAATTTCCTGCCGGATAGCGTTTTTTTCTGTTTCAGAAAGCTGGGGCGGACATTTGGATACGATGATGCAATTGGCTCTTTCGTATCCTT
This window of the Chitinophaga sancti genome carries:
- the lpxK gene encoding tetraacyldisaccharide 4'-kinase; amino-acid sequence: MLNYLKILLYPFSLLYGLVMWTRNRFYDNKVLNAVEFDLPVIAVGNLSVGGTGKTPHVEYLIRLLKDRFQTATLSRGYNRRTKGYLLADANSTASQLGDEPMQFHQKYPDISVCVGEERMLAIPQLLGERPDTQVILLDDAFQHRSVKPGMNIMITDYSRRFTKDHVVPFGRLREGRKGYERANCIIVSKCPPQLSETEKNAIRQEINPLPGQHVYFTTLQYGNLYNMFSGEPITIPAATTLLLVAGIARPEPLLQQLKSSHREVFLLSFPDHYYYAGHDLDKIQRELGNLPGDNKMVITTEKDAVRLQLLAPQLRERNITIAVMPVEISFLFGEGDSFNNYIFDYVERFGSNHD
- the rnr gene encoding ribonuclease R; the encoded protein is MTKKKKPQKAKGAGNKDKSSGQRERNAGNKGGSHKERNAGNREKSNHGQKKTYNGTIEITRSGMAFVIVEGQDKDVLVRQKNLNTALDGDEVAVDVIKQAKNQGRMEGVITAITKRKKTEFTGTLQVNKGFAFLVPDKGTFMPDIYIPANKAHELKTGDKAVVKVVQWGEKTRKPVGEIVELLDASDTNDLAMKEILIEAGFPLSFPNDVIQELQTIQEDISAAEVKKRKDFRKTLTFTIDPVDAKDFDDALSIKKTRGGWYEIGVHIADVSHYVLPDTALDTEADKRATSVYLPDRVLPMLPEKISNELCSLRPHEDKLTFSAVFKMNEQGEIREQWIGRTVIHSDHRFTYEEVQDIIESGDGPYKEEVLLLNSIAQTMRKARIQHGAINFSSQEVRFQLDEQAKPIGIMIKESKEAHQLIEEFMLLANKKVAEYVYNIRIGNNQQVPFPYRTHDTPDEEKLKVFSGFASKFGHKLDLSNPDALANSFNAMLQLAKGKPEQHVLETLGIRTMAKAVYQTEDIGHYGLGFEHYCHFTSPIRRYPDVLVHRVVAQCLANDIHADKRMDAKCKHSSEMERKAMEAERAANKYKQVEYMQQYLGEHFDGVVSGVAHFGFWVETVETKCEGLVSLQSMNTKDEFRYDEQEYSLIGTYTGRKIRIGDKVKVQVAAANLVKRQLDYELIEDEDAGVKAEETGSHERKRQKDDFGGENRGSRKKGRKDDFHQEQHPGGEHSGARTANDQHDDFAGPSRQPRGKKPAAEKTPGPAKDKTKSTAGKKKSTSDKKGGAASRKKP